In one window of Streptomyces roseofulvus DNA:
- a CDS encoding DUF317 domain-containing protein, with protein MTETARQPALAQVSPRYLAGGGDPRWVTAPLQQVYRWQIAHLPLTPVVRVIPRDRKTELHLSPDPDQPWWTLRHLGAEEEEPWTMSFGARTPAEIITAATIAYAAGPAPEDLLDPVTVLEQAGWPSRHQRHFDSPDGHVHIGRLANGSWHIKVTAGIEPWRISHQQVAVWEAHFTEHTPPHVVAAFLADLVSPDPVLRHERTMAPTLRYSVRIQRERVPAQQAEATLWARVERLFPLSTSRELPPSPQRPGSPLPRRTR; from the coding sequence GTGACCGAGACCGCCCGGCAGCCCGCACTCGCCCAGGTCTCGCCCCGGTACCTCGCCGGAGGCGGTGACCCCCGCTGGGTCACCGCGCCCCTCCAGCAGGTCTACCGGTGGCAGATCGCGCACCTCCCCCTCACCCCGGTGGTGCGTGTCATCCCCCGCGACCGCAAGACGGAGCTGCACCTGTCGCCCGACCCCGACCAGCCCTGGTGGACCCTGCGGCACCTCGGGGCCGAAGAGGAGGAGCCGTGGACGATGTCGTTCGGGGCCCGCACACCGGCTGAGATCATCACGGCGGCGACCATCGCCTACGCCGCCGGGCCCGCGCCCGAAGACCTCCTCGACCCCGTCACGGTCCTCGAACAGGCCGGCTGGCCCTCGCGCCACCAACGGCACTTCGACTCCCCTGACGGGCACGTCCACATCGGCCGTCTCGCCAACGGCTCGTGGCACATCAAGGTCACCGCCGGCATAGAACCCTGGCGGATCTCGCACCAGCAAGTGGCCGTCTGGGAAGCGCACTTCACTGAGCACACCCCTCCGCACGTGGTCGCCGCATTCCTCGCCGACCTCGTCTCCCCCGACCCGGTCCTGCGCCACGAACGGACCATGGCCCCCACCCTGCGATACAGCGTCCGCATCCAGCGCGAACGCGTCCCGGCCCAGCAGGCGGAGGCAACGCTGTGGGCCCGGGTCGAGCGGCTCTTCCCCCTGAGCACCAGCCGCGAGCTACCGCCCTCCCCGCAGCGCCCGGGCAGTCCCCTCCCCCGCCGTACCCGGTGA
- a CDS encoding DUF317 domain-containing protein gives MRHSDRIPLTERSVADIADLYDWTAGTGAYASPDGHCTMHHTPGQPWRVEHSVFDGFDTHWAVHATGAVPAQLPAQFLTFLATPDPVERTLADVPYLARSAARLTSLTGLPSGLGAQVVHALGDLPTNGEGRRR, from the coding sequence ATGCGGCATTCGGACCGCATCCCGCTGACGGAACGTTCCGTCGCCGACATCGCCGACCTGTACGACTGGACCGCGGGCACAGGGGCTTACGCCTCTCCCGACGGGCACTGCACCATGCACCACACGCCCGGCCAGCCGTGGCGGGTGGAGCACTCCGTGTTCGACGGATTCGACACCCACTGGGCCGTCCACGCCACGGGCGCCGTCCCGGCCCAGCTCCCGGCCCAGTTCCTCACCTTCCTGGCCACGCCCGACCCGGTGGAGCGCACCCTCGCGGACGTCCCGTACCTGGCCCGGAGCGCAGCCCGGCTGACCTCGCTCACCGGTCTCCCCTCGGGGCTCGGGGCGCAGGTCGTCCACGCCCTCGGAGATCTGCCCACCAACGGGGAGGGGCGCCGGCGATGA
- a CDS encoding TraM recognition domain-containing protein, producing the protein MPSPSSSSSDGYDIALKIGIAVFAIGFPLANFAWLAGNVAARLSGSTPWVSYRPADALLHPDQLWPAAGETSLLVATRIVPVLLTLALAAGAGVLWLRYKNRSGGGKKTVDGMATARDIQPLLAKAVEAKARSLRPSLKHAKHIEPRDAGILVGNLAGTRHEVRMGFEDVAVAIMAPRSGKTTSLAIPSILAAPGPVLLTSNKAAGDAFTATFDARAAAGRVWSMDPQQIAHASREMWWNPLADAKTLDGANRLAGHFLAASVDASQQGDFWSKAGSNILSQLFLAAALDERPITDVMQWLAFPADRRPLDILRDHKFTAVASQLKGTVEGPPETRDGIYETARQYASALLNAEIAAWVTPQKDVPEFRPTNFVTSNDSLFLLSKDGGGGASALIAACADSVMRAATAQAERAGGRLDPPMLAILDEAANVCKISDLPDLYSHLGSRGIIPITILQSYRQGQKVWGDAGMDAMWSAATVKIIGSGIDDPDFADKLSRMVGDHDVETVSTSHSESGKSTSVSMRQERILPADAIRALPKGSALCLATGMRVAMLDLRPWYAEPGADELSAASARASKAITARALAKTASRQDDYDSAA; encoded by the coding sequence TTGCCCAGTCCCTCTTCCTCCAGCTCCGACGGCTATGACATAGCCCTGAAGATCGGCATCGCCGTCTTCGCCATCGGCTTCCCCCTCGCCAACTTCGCCTGGCTGGCCGGGAACGTCGCCGCCCGGTTGTCCGGGTCCACCCCGTGGGTGTCCTACCGCCCGGCTGACGCGCTCCTCCATCCCGACCAGCTCTGGCCCGCAGCAGGAGAAACGTCCCTGCTCGTCGCCACCCGTATCGTCCCTGTCCTGCTGACGCTGGCCCTCGCCGCCGGCGCGGGCGTCCTGTGGCTCCGGTACAAGAACCGGTCCGGCGGCGGGAAGAAGACCGTCGACGGGATGGCGACGGCCCGCGACATCCAGCCGCTGCTCGCCAAGGCCGTCGAAGCCAAGGCCCGCTCCCTGCGGCCGAGCCTGAAGCACGCCAAGCACATCGAACCCCGCGACGCCGGCATCCTCGTCGGCAACCTCGCTGGGACCCGACACGAGGTCCGCATGGGCTTCGAGGACGTCGCCGTCGCGATCATGGCCCCGCGCTCCGGCAAGACCACGAGCCTCGCGATCCCCTCGATCCTCGCCGCGCCCGGACCGGTCCTGCTCACCTCCAACAAGGCGGCAGGCGACGCCTTTACGGCGACCTTCGACGCCCGTGCCGCCGCGGGGCGGGTGTGGTCGATGGACCCGCAGCAGATCGCCCACGCCTCCCGCGAGATGTGGTGGAACCCCCTCGCCGACGCGAAGACCCTCGACGGCGCCAACCGGCTGGCCGGGCACTTCCTTGCCGCGAGCGTGGACGCGAGCCAGCAGGGCGACTTCTGGTCCAAGGCCGGCAGCAACATCCTCAGCCAGTTGTTCCTGGCCGCCGCGCTGGACGAGCGGCCGATCACCGACGTGATGCAGTGGCTGGCCTTCCCCGCCGACCGGCGCCCCCTCGACATCCTGCGCGACCACAAGTTCACTGCGGTCGCCTCCCAGTTGAAGGGCACAGTGGAGGGGCCGCCGGAGACCCGGGACGGCATCTACGAGACCGCACGCCAGTACGCCTCCGCCCTGCTCAACGCCGAGATCGCCGCCTGGGTCACCCCTCAGAAGGACGTCCCCGAGTTCCGGCCGACCAACTTCGTGACGAGCAACGACTCGTTGTTCCTGCTGTCGAAGGACGGCGGCGGCGGCGCGAGCGCGCTGATCGCGGCGTGTGCCGACAGCGTGATGCGGGCCGCGACCGCCCAGGCCGAACGCGCCGGCGGCCGACTCGACCCGCCGATGCTCGCGATCCTCGACGAGGCCGCCAACGTCTGCAAGATCTCGGACTTGCCCGACCTGTACTCCCACCTCGGGTCGCGCGGGATCATCCCGATCACGATCCTGCAGTCCTACCGCCAGGGTCAGAAAGTCTGGGGGGACGCCGGCATGGACGCCATGTGGAGCGCGGCCACCGTGAAGATCATCGGCTCCGGTATCGACGACCCCGATTTCGCGGACAAGCTCAGCAGGATGGTCGGCGACCACGACGTTGAGACCGTCTCCACCTCGCACTCCGAGTCCGGGAAGTCGACCTCGGTGTCGATGCGGCAGGAGCGGATCCTGCCGGCCGACGCGATCCGCGCCCTGCCCAAGGGCAGCGCCCTGTGCCTGGCCACCGGCATGCGGGTCGCGATGCTCGACCTGCGCCCCTGGTACGCCGAGCCCGGCGCCGACGAACTCAGTGCCGCCTCCGCCCGGGCCTCGAAGGCCATCACCGCCCGGGCCCTCGCCAAGACGGCCTCCCGGCAGGACGACTACGACTCAGCGGCGTGA
- a CDS encoding ATP-grasp domain-containing protein codes for MSQRPLVLVVAPGDDVYRGYCLRQVADAYDVAVLTTDPLTWEKPYVVDHETVADFDDLDALLNAAEAITTRRPVAGVLTWNESHLTAVAQLAERLGLAVTTTESVRTCRDKAASRAAFARHGVPSARSVAAASLDEALAVAEAIGFPVVVKPAAVGGSIGVIKAETREDLAEAYAFATRGVQQHGGDNCSVLVEEYLSGPEVSVECVTYQGVTTPVAVTRKELGSEPLFEETGHTLTGGDPLLETVAPIAKAAVRATGVTGGIQHVEIRLTPTGPRVIEVNARVGGDWIGWAVEQALGLPLARIAADIAVGAAPDLTPTRQQAVAIQVLYAPASGTLAQRSIASGFAETAGWVHGPAWLMEEGDEVLLPPEGDLDSSRVGLIATYADTIGLAVARRSATNSHIALAVDAPAPGRP; via the coding sequence GTGTCCCAGCGCCCGCTCGTCCTGGTCGTCGCCCCTGGTGATGACGTGTACCGCGGCTACTGCCTGCGCCAGGTCGCCGACGCCTACGACGTCGCCGTCCTCACCACCGACCCGCTCACCTGGGAGAAGCCGTACGTCGTCGACCACGAGACGGTCGCCGACTTCGACGACCTGGACGCCCTGCTCAACGCCGCCGAAGCCATCACCACGCGCCGGCCGGTCGCGGGCGTGCTGACCTGGAACGAGTCCCACCTCACCGCGGTCGCCCAACTGGCCGAACGTCTCGGCCTGGCGGTCACGACCACGGAGTCGGTCCGCACCTGCCGGGACAAGGCCGCCAGCCGCGCCGCGTTCGCCCGCCACGGCGTGCCCTCCGCCCGCTCCGTCGCCGCCGCGTCCCTCGACGAGGCTCTCGCGGTCGCCGAGGCGATCGGCTTCCCCGTCGTGGTCAAGCCGGCAGCTGTGGGCGGCAGTATCGGCGTCATCAAGGCCGAGACCCGCGAGGACCTCGCCGAGGCGTACGCGTTCGCGACCCGCGGGGTGCAGCAGCACGGCGGCGACAACTGCAGCGTCCTCGTCGAGGAGTATCTGTCCGGCCCGGAGGTGAGCGTCGAGTGTGTCACCTACCAGGGCGTGACCACGCCGGTCGCCGTCACCCGCAAGGAACTCGGCAGCGAGCCGCTCTTCGAGGAGACCGGCCACACCCTCACGGGCGGCGACCCGCTCCTGGAGACCGTCGCCCCGATCGCCAAGGCCGCGGTGCGGGCGACCGGCGTGACCGGGGGCATCCAGCACGTGGAGATCCGTCTCACTCCCACGGGCCCGCGCGTGATTGAGGTCAACGCGAGGGTCGGCGGCGACTGGATCGGCTGGGCCGTCGAGCAGGCCCTCGGCCTGCCCCTCGCCCGTATCGCCGCCGACATCGCCGTCGGCGCCGCCCCCGACCTGACGCCCACCCGCCAGCAGGCCGTCGCGATCCAGGTCCTATACGCCCCGGCGTCCGGCACGCTCGCCCAGCGGAGCATCGCCTCCGGCTTCGCCGAGACGGCCGGCTGGGTCCACGGCCCGGCCTGGCTGATGGAGGAGGGCGACGAGGTCCTCCTCCCGCCCGAGGGCGACCTGGACTCCTCCCGCGTGGGCCTGATCGCGACGTACGCCGACACCATCGGTCTCGCCGTCGCCCGCCGCAGCGCCACCAACAGCCACATCGCCCTCGCCGTCGACGCCCCTGCCCCGGGCCGCCCGTGA
- a CDS encoding DUF317 domain-containing protein, with protein sequence MNKHELVDQALVAPVYLAGPGDPAWVTVPLATVSGWTALNQPLVPHVVLTGPLSKSQLRLEPVLEGPWWHVSHRDGRAGTNWRASFDGSTPVELIAAVTDALTHPGHPLRQPVDPYEPLRQAGWTVAGGRGTFLSPDGHVRGSRNTLAGSRSWRITAGLDEDDPLWHAFLSAGTPNVILASLFKALASPEPARRSAEQMKGFPRRGITLEWERRPAEHVARALPERVEQLAARRAVTSPPPCPPVGESLAPAGRRLR encoded by the coding sequence ATGAACAAGCACGAACTGGTCGACCAGGCGCTGGTGGCCCCCGTCTACCTCGCCGGCCCCGGCGACCCGGCCTGGGTCACTGTGCCCCTGGCCACGGTGTCCGGCTGGACGGCGCTGAACCAGCCCCTCGTTCCTCATGTCGTACTGACCGGCCCCCTCTCCAAGAGCCAGCTCCGTCTGGAGCCGGTACTGGAAGGACCGTGGTGGCATGTGTCACACCGAGACGGCCGCGCCGGAACGAACTGGCGCGCGTCCTTCGACGGATCCACGCCCGTCGAGCTGATCGCCGCCGTCACCGACGCCCTGACCCACCCCGGCCACCCCCTGCGGCAGCCGGTCGACCCCTACGAGCCCCTGCGGCAGGCAGGCTGGACCGTCGCCGGCGGCCGGGGAACCTTCCTGTCCCCGGACGGACATGTCCGCGGCAGCCGGAACACCCTCGCCGGCAGCCGCTCCTGGCGGATCACCGCCGGCCTCGACGAGGACGACCCCCTGTGGCACGCCTTCCTGTCCGCAGGCACACCCAACGTGATCCTGGCTTCGCTCTTCAAGGCCCTCGCCTCCCCGGAACCGGCACGGCGCTCCGCCGAGCAGATGAAGGGCTTCCCGCGCCGCGGGATCACTCTGGAGTGGGAGCGGCGGCCGGCCGAGCACGTCGCCCGGGCCCTGCCCGAGCGGGTCGAGCAGCTCGCCGCCCGGCGCGCGGTCACCTCACCGCCGCCGTGTCCACCTGTTGGAGAAAGTCTCGCCCCGGCAGGGCGGAGGCTCCGGTGA
- a CDS encoding DUF317 domain-containing protein: MIDQALISPRYLAGPGDAAWVTIPLHEAAGWSHGHEPLLPRVLLSSPDQKTLLRLEPAPGDQWWRIIHNGGSAATSWYASFGARTPVELIAAVTDTLTEPAYNERAVADPTQPLRQAGWETAPSGEFRSPDNIVTGERITFSGMTSWFITAALDQDHTVWQARFDGRAPASVVAAFTQALAVVEPLPRTHEQTLGLSRQRLTLHWQQATPKTVASALPARVQRLAARRSSKPSPAPQPPRSTPRRTH; this comes from the coding sequence ATGATCGACCAGGCGCTCATCTCACCCCGCTACCTCGCCGGCCCCGGCGACGCGGCCTGGGTGACCATTCCCCTCCACGAGGCCGCTGGCTGGAGCCACGGACACGAGCCCCTGCTGCCCCGGGTCCTCCTCTCCAGTCCGGACCAGAAAACGCTCCTGCGACTCGAGCCCGCACCCGGCGACCAGTGGTGGCGGATCATCCACAACGGCGGCAGCGCTGCCACCAGTTGGTACGCATCCTTCGGCGCGCGGACCCCCGTCGAGCTGATCGCCGCGGTCACCGACACCCTGACCGAACCTGCCTACAACGAGCGGGCCGTCGCCGATCCCACTCAGCCGCTGCGCCAGGCCGGGTGGGAGACGGCGCCCTCCGGCGAGTTCCGCTCCCCCGACAACATCGTGACGGGCGAGCGGATCACCTTCTCCGGCATGACCAGCTGGTTCATCACCGCCGCCCTCGACCAGGACCACACGGTCTGGCAGGCGCGCTTCGACGGCCGCGCCCCCGCTAGCGTCGTGGCGGCCTTCACCCAGGCACTGGCCGTCGTAGAGCCCCTGCCGAGAACGCACGAGCAGACCCTCGGCCTCAGCAGGCAGCGTCTGACCCTTCACTGGCAGCAGGCGACGCCCAAGACCGTCGCCTCCGCGCTGCCCGCCCGCGTGCAGCGCCTGGCCGCCCGCCGGAGCAGCAAGCCGTCACCGGCGCCGCAGCCACCTCGGTCGACGCCGCGCCGTACTCACTGA